A window of the Megalopta genalis isolate 19385.01 chromosome 2, iyMegGena1_principal, whole genome shotgun sequence genome harbors these coding sequences:
- the LOC117225349 gene encoding NCK-interacting protein with SH3 domain isoform X2: MGDNSARLENYEMLKALYDFKATFAKTLTFQEGDYFILYQINTKQRNWWQVVNRNGLIGYIPSNYVSTIKVPAQTLIEFLEDCIEHVKEETKQQTGSLYVEKQDLLLKLIEKKRQAESNKKTKKQAPMPPDFGNTTPSKEICSPLYNAKEGDVNTAPSNTSYMTAQTTLHTNASDDKEEEPVVPQCQQRRQSLPRQSSSETQKIQAEIKKSPSHGSNRQTPTSSPMKTKSTCDINSHTAYQLLDQVRRNTQLSYEMSKVAVTVVVTGLQQLLPKNVSHYFDVLLHQLETPFTVSQMSIEETYDANRLKVIFIELTSCKEDSQQRNWMLYEDESVIVDYIKELTSILTNADANVSRYILQQDQYNGVNVLIQYYQMEPRWTIRQLLLQSFGVMCSLDSVILTIMLNSVLPMELARDMRSNPRNVTKLNYSSLLLTMIFSMGEPMPVTHLEQLGPDFIAFVLDLIENPPDMDLEDQISDLFVNLILSYNLQFTNSENIVLNTLKERTVAKIFTEKILLLFNREEDPVRIFDHEPPPPHSILKLFIDLFNNDVTAGLFYTNDVKVLIDIILRQLYDMFPGDKRRQYLELCRRVLRTSGYNEHRYRSEDLLKCFTRIFCEETGESQEDQQSVREISNEFPHLFKM; the protein is encoded by the exons ATGGGTGACAATTCCGCGAGGTTAG AGAATTATGAAATGCTTAAGGCTCTCTACGATTTCAAGGCCACGTTCGCCAAGACCCTCACTTTCCAGGAGGGTGATTATTTCATTCTATACCAGATCAATACCAAGCAGAGAAATTGGTGGCAGGTGGTCAACAGAAACGGGCTTATCGGGTACATACCATCGAATTATGTCTCTACCATCAAG GTACCTGCTCAAACGTTGATAGAATTTTTGGAGGATTGCATTGAACATGTGAAGGAAGAGACAAAGCAGCAGACTGGATCCTTGTATGTGGAGAAACAAGACCTTCTCTTGAAATTGATAGAGAAGAAAAGACAGGCAGAGTCTAATAAGAAGACTAAGAAGCAAGCTCCAATGCCTCCTGATTTTGGGAACACCACGCCTAGCAAAGAAATATGTTCACCTCTCTATAATGCCAAAGAGGGGGATGTTAACACAGCTCCTAGCAATACTTCTTATATGACAGCACAAACAACATTGCACACTAATGCTAGTGATGATAAAGAGGAAGAGCCTGTTGTTCCACAATGTCAGCAAAGAAGACAATCTTTGCCAAGACAGTCTTCTTCGGAGACTCAGAAGATTCAGGCTGAGATAAAGAAGAGTCCTTCCCATGGCAGCAACAGGCAGACTCCCACTAGTTCGCCTATGAAAACTAAATCAACTTGTGATATTAATTCTCACACAGCTTATCAGCTACTTGACCAAGTTCGTAGGAATACTCAGTTAAGCTATGAGATGTCTAAGGTGGCAGTCACTGTAGTGGTCACTGGACTCCAGCAATTATTGCCCAAGAATGTGAGCCACTACTTCGATGTACTGCTGCATCAGCTGGAAACACCATTTACTGTGTCACAAATGAGCATAGAGGAGACTTATGATGCCAATAGATTGAAAGTAATTTTTATAGAGCTTACTTCCTGCAAGGAAGATTCACAACAGAGAAATTGGATGCTATATGAAGATGAATCTGTTATTGTTGACTATATCAAAGAACTTACCTCAATATTG ACGAACGCAGATGCGAACGTATCTAGATATATTTTGCAACAGGATCAGTATAATGGAGTTAATGTACTAATACAATATTATCAGATGGAACCCAGGTGGACTATTAGACAATTGTTGTTACAGTCGTTTGGGGTGATGTGCAGTTTGGATTCTGTGATCTTAACTATAATGTTAAACAGTGTGTTGCCCATGGAACTGGCAAG GGACATGCGGAGTAATCCTAGGAATGtaacaaaattaaattattctTCGTTATTGCTTACTATGATTTTCTCAATGGGTGAACCTATGCCAGTTACTCACTTAG AGCAACTGGGTCCAGATTTCATTGCCTTTGTTCTGGATTTAATAGAAAATCCCCCAGACATGGACTTGGAAGATCAGATTTCAGATCTGTTTGTGAATTTAATATTgtcttacaatttacaatttacaaattCGGAGAACATAGTTCTGAACACGCTGAAGGAACGAACAGTGGCAAAAATTTTTACCGAGAAAATTTTACTTCTGTTCAATAGAGAAG AGGATCCAGTCCGTATATTTGATCACGAACCGCCTCCACCTCATTCTATACTCAAATTATTTATTGACCTATTCAATAATGATGTTACTGCGGGTCTCTTTTACACCAATGATGTAAAAGTTCTAATTGATATTATTTTGCGGCAGCTGTACGATATGTTTCCTGGGGATAAG cgTAGGCAGTATTTAGAATTATGCAGACGAGTTCTGCGAACCTCCGGCTACAACGAGCACAGATACCGCTCTGAGGACCTACTCAAATGTTTCACAAG AATATTCTGCGAGGAAACCGGAGAGAGCCAAGAGGATCAACAGTCGGTACGCGAAATCAGCAATGAATTTCCGCATTTGTTCAAAATGTGA
- the LOC117225349 gene encoding NCK-interacting protein with SH3 domain isoform X1, with product MGDNSARLAENYEMLKALYDFKATFAKTLTFQEGDYFILYQINTKQRNWWQVVNRNGLIGYIPSNYVSTIKVPAQTLIEFLEDCIEHVKEETKQQTGSLYVEKQDLLLKLIEKKRQAESNKKTKKQAPMPPDFGNTTPSKEICSPLYNAKEGDVNTAPSNTSYMTAQTTLHTNASDDKEEEPVVPQCQQRRQSLPRQSSSETQKIQAEIKKSPSHGSNRQTPTSSPMKTKSTCDINSHTAYQLLDQVRRNTQLSYEMSKVAVTVVVTGLQQLLPKNVSHYFDVLLHQLETPFTVSQMSIEETYDANRLKVIFIELTSCKEDSQQRNWMLYEDESVIVDYIKELTSILTNADANVSRYILQQDQYNGVNVLIQYYQMEPRWTIRQLLLQSFGVMCSLDSVILTIMLNSVLPMELARDMRSNPRNVTKLNYSSLLLTMIFSMGEPMPVTHLEQLGPDFIAFVLDLIENPPDMDLEDQISDLFVNLILSYNLQFTNSENIVLNTLKERTVAKIFTEKILLLFNREEDPVRIFDHEPPPPHSILKLFIDLFNNDVTAGLFYTNDVKVLIDIILRQLYDMFPGDKRRQYLELCRRVLRTSGYNEHRYRSEDLLKCFTRIFCEETGESQEDQQSVREISNEFPHLFKM from the exons ATGGGTGACAATTCCGCGAGGTTAG CAGAGAATTATGAAATGCTTAAGGCTCTCTACGATTTCAAGGCCACGTTCGCCAAGACCCTCACTTTCCAGGAGGGTGATTATTTCATTCTATACCAGATCAATACCAAGCAGAGAAATTGGTGGCAGGTGGTCAACAGAAACGGGCTTATCGGGTACATACCATCGAATTATGTCTCTACCATCAAG GTACCTGCTCAAACGTTGATAGAATTTTTGGAGGATTGCATTGAACATGTGAAGGAAGAGACAAAGCAGCAGACTGGATCCTTGTATGTGGAGAAACAAGACCTTCTCTTGAAATTGATAGAGAAGAAAAGACAGGCAGAGTCTAATAAGAAGACTAAGAAGCAAGCTCCAATGCCTCCTGATTTTGGGAACACCACGCCTAGCAAAGAAATATGTTCACCTCTCTATAATGCCAAAGAGGGGGATGTTAACACAGCTCCTAGCAATACTTCTTATATGACAGCACAAACAACATTGCACACTAATGCTAGTGATGATAAAGAGGAAGAGCCTGTTGTTCCACAATGTCAGCAAAGAAGACAATCTTTGCCAAGACAGTCTTCTTCGGAGACTCAGAAGATTCAGGCTGAGATAAAGAAGAGTCCTTCCCATGGCAGCAACAGGCAGACTCCCACTAGTTCGCCTATGAAAACTAAATCAACTTGTGATATTAATTCTCACACAGCTTATCAGCTACTTGACCAAGTTCGTAGGAATACTCAGTTAAGCTATGAGATGTCTAAGGTGGCAGTCACTGTAGTGGTCACTGGACTCCAGCAATTATTGCCCAAGAATGTGAGCCACTACTTCGATGTACTGCTGCATCAGCTGGAAACACCATTTACTGTGTCACAAATGAGCATAGAGGAGACTTATGATGCCAATAGATTGAAAGTAATTTTTATAGAGCTTACTTCCTGCAAGGAAGATTCACAACAGAGAAATTGGATGCTATATGAAGATGAATCTGTTATTGTTGACTATATCAAAGAACTTACCTCAATATTG ACGAACGCAGATGCGAACGTATCTAGATATATTTTGCAACAGGATCAGTATAATGGAGTTAATGTACTAATACAATATTATCAGATGGAACCCAGGTGGACTATTAGACAATTGTTGTTACAGTCGTTTGGGGTGATGTGCAGTTTGGATTCTGTGATCTTAACTATAATGTTAAACAGTGTGTTGCCCATGGAACTGGCAAG GGACATGCGGAGTAATCCTAGGAATGtaacaaaattaaattattctTCGTTATTGCTTACTATGATTTTCTCAATGGGTGAACCTATGCCAGTTACTCACTTAG AGCAACTGGGTCCAGATTTCATTGCCTTTGTTCTGGATTTAATAGAAAATCCCCCAGACATGGACTTGGAAGATCAGATTTCAGATCTGTTTGTGAATTTAATATTgtcttacaatttacaatttacaaattCGGAGAACATAGTTCTGAACACGCTGAAGGAACGAACAGTGGCAAAAATTTTTACCGAGAAAATTTTACTTCTGTTCAATAGAGAAG AGGATCCAGTCCGTATATTTGATCACGAACCGCCTCCACCTCATTCTATACTCAAATTATTTATTGACCTATTCAATAATGATGTTACTGCGGGTCTCTTTTACACCAATGATGTAAAAGTTCTAATTGATATTATTTTGCGGCAGCTGTACGATATGTTTCCTGGGGATAAG cgTAGGCAGTATTTAGAATTATGCAGACGAGTTCTGCGAACCTCCGGCTACAACGAGCACAGATACCGCTCTGAGGACCTACTCAAATGTTTCACAAG AATATTCTGCGAGGAAACCGGAGAGAGCCAAGAGGATCAACAGTCGGTACGCGAAATCAGCAATGAATTTCCGCATTTGTTCAAAATGTGA
- the TpnCI gene encoding troponin C type I isoform X2 translates to MADELPAEQIAVLRKAFDSFDREKSGSIPTDMVADILRLMGQPFNKKTLDELIEEVDADKSGRLEFEEFVTLAAKFIVEEDAEALEKELREAFRLYDKEGNGYIPTTCLREILRELDDQLTDEELDIMIEEIDSDGSGTVDFDEFMEMMTGE, encoded by the exons TTCTGCGTAAAGCGTTCGACAGCTTCGACAGAGAGAAGAGCGGAAGCATACCTACCGACATGGTCGCCGACATCCTCAGATTGATGGGCCAACCCTTCAACAAGAAGACCCTCGACGAGCTGATCGAGGAAGTCGACGCTGACA AATCAGGACGCCTCGAGTTCGAAGAGTTCGTCACGCTGGCCGCGAAGTTCATTGTTGAGGAGGACGCTGAGGCTCTCGAGAAGGAACTTCGGGAAGCCTTCAGGCTCTACGACAAAGAAG GAAACGGCTACATCCCGACTACGTGTTTGCGTGAAATCTTGAGAGAACTTGATGACCAGCTCACAGACGAGGAACTGGACATCATGATCGAGGAGATCGATTCCGATGGATCCGGCACGGTAGACTTCGATG AATTCATGGAGATGATGACCGGAGAATAA